The DNA region GCAGTACCCATTACTCATGTTGAAATGTTGAAAAAGTAATAAAACCCTTGATCAATTTCAGCTTTGAAGAGACTTAATGAAGGATTCTCTTATGAAAACAATCTGGGATTATGTGGAGCTGGATTCATGTCCTTAACCGCCTGCACTACTTCCGGTCATCCCAACGCGAGTAGACCCGAACCCTTTGGAGCCGGCGTGCCAACAAGAGACTTCCCGGAAACTGCAAATGTGCCTTTGCCCTGCAACCAAACTCGTTGCTCCAATTTGTCAAAATCCCATCAAGCCTCTGTTGCTGTTGTTGTTGGTGTCATTGTAGTAACTATTGCATTATCAGGTGTGGGGTTTGTATTCTTTACCCAACACCGACGCAGGAAACAGAAGCTTGGTAACTCATTTGATACTGCTGAAGGCCGTTTTAGTACTGACGAGGCCAAAGCCAATGGAGTTTACAGGAAGAATGGATCTCCTCTCATCAGCCTTGAGTATGCCAACGGCTGGGATCCTTTAGCTAATGGGAGGAATTTAAGTGTGTTTGCACAAGAAGTCTTCGGTAGCTTTAGATTCAATTTGGAAGAGGTGGAGACGGCTACTCAGTATTTCTCAGAGGTGAATTTATTGGGTAAGAGTAACTTCTCTGCAACATATAAAGGAATACTACGAGATGGGTCTGCTGTTGccattaagagcattggcaaatCATGCTGCAAGACGGAGGAATCTGAATTCTTGAAGGGATTGAACATGTTAACCTCGTTGAGGCACGAAAATTTGGTGAAGTTGAGAGGGTTTTGTTGCTCAAAGGGCCGGGGAGAATGCTTCCTCATTTATGACTTCGTTCCAAATGGAAATTTGCTGCAGTATCTTGATGTCAAGGACGGCGACAACCATGTTCTTGAATGGACTACTAGGGTTTGTATTGTGAAGGGCATTGCTAAAGGTCAGTATATGTTCCTTTTTAGCTATTTTACATGGAGTCAGTTTCTGATTTATCTGTACTGAGCTTTGTTCTGTTGGTCAGGTCTATCCTATTTACATGGATACAAGCCAAACAAACCTCCCCTTGTTCACCAAAACATCTCGGCTGAGAAGGTGCTGATCGACCAGCGATACAACCCCTTGCTCTCCGACTCTGGCCTGCACAAGCTTCTAACCAATGATGTTGTCTTCTCAGCACTCAAGGCCAGCGCTGCAATGGGATACCTAGCTCCCGAGTACACCACCACAGGACGGTTCACAGAGAAAAGTGACGTTTATGCATTTGGGGTGCTCATTCTCCAAATCCTATCAGGGAAGCGGAAAGTCACCAGCGCAATGCGCATTGGTGCTGAGTCAGGCAGGTTCCAAGATTTCATCGACCAAAACCTCAATGGAAGGTTCTTCGAATACGAAGCATCCAAGCTTGCAAAGACTGCTTTGCTTTGCACCCATGAGTCTGCGATTGAGAGACCTTCCATGGAAGAAGTTGTTCAGGAGTTGAGTAATTGTAGCAGTTGTGTCTGACTCCTGGGTGCTGTCTTTTGTGTTCAACCATTGCGTCAGGACTATTCAGATCGGTAATGGACGACTAATGGTTAGCTGAAAACTAACTGCTAACTTCGGATGTAATTCTAGGATTTTTATGTTGTAATGTTGTGTCCTCTTTCTTGAGGACCAAGCTTTGTTGTGAATGTTGTTAGACCATTGTTTAATGTAGTAGCCTTTAGatggttttttatgttttgacaaAGTAAAattctaatctaatctaatTTACGGGGAAGGGTATTTGAACTTGGGCGTAGCGGAGGGGGCAGGCACACTACCCTTGCCAACTAGTTAAACCGGCATTTGTTGAGGTTGGATCTTATGAGGGATTTTCTTATTAATCGCATGTTTTTTAGTGCATATTCGTTTTTTGATTACTTTCATCGGCGGTGATCTATTGGCCTGCAAACCAAGACATCAGTTTGAAGGATCTCCTTGTCTCCAAATCATAGAGAAGTATGATTTGGCTTTTGTACTGATTAATTGCCAAGTTGGTCATAATTTAAGGTTTTGGTTCTCACCCTACACCCTGGTGTCTACAGAACTATATGGGCATCAGACCGAAGGTTGCTGTAGTTTTTGGGCTTGAAGAAGCTGCCTAACCCATACAAAATTCCACAGTTCAGCTCTCTTTCAATTGTAGTGGGAAGCCACCGAACCTTGTAGCATACGTGAGCATGTTGAATCTAGTGTTGAGGTCAAATTAAACACTCTCTAAGTTCTCATGTTATTAAAAGAACATGAGTTGGCTAGCTGGGGgtaaagtgaaaagaaaactaatgaaaatgacttgaaaactttgagttttaactataaggacaaaataaagggtaaagtgattAGTATCaagtttgattttttagtgtaaaaatgtgatttttcgttaaaatgaacagcactgcgagttttttgttaaaactcccgaAACACGCCCTAAGTTCAATATTATGATTTCGCAGTTCACTTCATCACCAAAAACCCTTTGACTACACAGTTAACATaaataagtttaaaacacttgtAAAAAATTTAACGCGTTAATAATAAAATGCATTTCCCAAAAACTTTAACTTTCTAGAAAAGTAATCCCATCACTCTAATCATGTTTTCTCAATAGTCAGTGAACGGTGAAAATTGACTTTCATTAAGTCTACTTGAGTTGGTTGTGCTAGGCTGAGTAAGTAAGATTCTAAGTAACTAATTCGATAGATCAcaaagctttctctctctaaattttcttttatacaGTTTCGTTCTTCATACGATTTCGTATCATCCCTgtacaaaatttataaaaaggcCCTCCTTCAAAGCAAAGTCCATCGAGAGTGGATTACCCGGCACCCAACACACAAAACAGGCCGGCCCCCAGCCAAATCACTCCACCCCAGCCGAATAGACTGGCACCCAACCCAAGCCAGGCAAAAAGATCGGCCCAGAATCAACAGACCCAACTGCTGGGCCATCCACGTTGTCGATGTCGACGCCAGCTCTTCCCACAACCTTCAACCTCTCGCGCAGAGGACTTGAACACCGTGTGGGTGATCTTGGTCCCACTACACACGATCAACACGTCGCAGAGCGAGATCTTGGTGCAGAGCTGCTCGGGGCTGAGATTGTATGAGCAGTTGacattagagcaagtccactaGGAGTGGATTGCCCGGCGGCGCGAGCTTTTCTGAGATGAGGACGATGGGATTGGCGTTGAGTTCGCAGTACACAACACCACGACCAGCCACGGAGGAGCTCGGCGGTGCGAGGTGGGAGTTACTGAGAAAGCAAAGAGGGAGGCCTTGGAGGTGAGAGAGAGGGTGGGGAATCGGAAAAATGGGGAGCGGATTTGGGACGGCGACGGTGTGTGTCAAGTGTATATGGGTGTaatttataataatattttataagggaattgttattagcactccaaaaatctcattctacactccaaactttctatattaggaaagaaaaatacacttgtgaggagtgtaaaataagatttttgaagtgccaataacaaccttccttttataaaaatatcaaaaattaataatatatttttataaagtcataaaataaaaataagattattttattattttataataaaaataataatattttaataaaattgactaggctattttttgttaggggtggagatgcaattggcttattactgttcattggggtCTATCATTGTTCACTAAGTGGATTAAATAGGTTAGGTGCTTGCGcattttttttaggggtggacttgctctaagatagtttaaaaaaaaaaggtagaacAATCTATTGACACTAGAAAACAATcgcttaaatcaaaacaaaatttagCACTCACTGATTGCAAGTTTAAAAATGTCATTATTAATACGTAAAAATAGCTACAAACATAACgttcactaaataatcaaaagacACTAGAAAATaatcacttaaatcaaaacaaagtttAGCATTCACTGATTGCAAGTTTAAAAATGTCATTATTAATACGTAAAAAGAGTTACAAACATAATGTTCATTAAATAACAAAAGCAATTCAATATTAAACAACCAAACATAACAAAAGAACTTCAAAACTCTAACTTTAAtgtttcacttgaatatataacattattataaataaaattgaaaaaaaaaatcccttttTAAGGTGTTCACCTTATTATTGACACTCAAAATATCTTATTGTACTCCAAATTTTTATctttagaaaggaaaaaaaattacgcTTATAAGGAGTACATGATGATATTTTAAAATGCTAATAAAAgcaatttttaaatatagaacattaatatataaatattagaTGACAAAATTTTTTGGACCCTTTCAAATTTGGAGCCTTGTACGACTGCACATTTCGCTCTCCCTCAATGCCCCTCTGTGTAAATAGTTCAGAACTTCAAGAAATAAACCGCAAAAATGTTTATAAAATCAAAGTACTTGGTAGGCTGAATTACCGAATACAAACCTTATATTACGATAAACTTGTCACTTGCCAAGAGCTTTTTCTTCCAATTCTTCATAAACGTGATTCGATTCCGAGAAAACCATAAGATAATAAGGAGAACGTGCGGCTAAGATTCGTAAGAAGGTGATGAGAAATATGGATATACATGGAGGAAACAAAGTCTGCACGGGCTAACTGATATTTTCAAACTATTAATTCACGTGTTCAGAGAATGTGCTTTCTGCAGGTTCTGCACTACCGGCCTTAATTTTTCAAGATTTACagctttaaatatatatatatatatacagggagcttaaggggagggatccccattttttcaaaaaaaatggggacacgctccccaccgttagattgactttaatgaaattgtgtggttgagattaaaacacagaccataaaatctcaaccacaggatttcatttaattcaaatccaacggtggggagcgtatccccatttttttgaaaaaatggggatccctccccttaagcaattcctatatatatatatatatatataactattacATGTAACATCACTTGCTATACACATTTCagatattacatatatatataagaaccTTCAAAACTCCAAAAATAACTAATAATATCTAATCTAATTTGCTTCATTTGGTTTTTAGAGAAGCAATCAATAGAAGGAAACCTTAATTCTCCTCTTAATTAATTAACCCTAAGCTGAAATCCCTTTCCCATGTGGAAACGATGATCTAACCCTAAACACATGCTCTTCACCGGTGCATTTATCAACCCTCACAACCCAATGACTCTTTTTTCCAATCATTTTTGCAGTATCATTTTCTGCTGCTATTCTTGTAACCAGCAACCCTCCTCCGATAGGCAACAACTGAGTCCTTGATCCGCCGGACCGCCATGACCCTTTTCCGAAAGCGTTATGCCCCACAACAGTAGCTCCGTTTTGCTTCCTCCCCACCTGTACCGCTCTAAGAACTGCCTCGTGGTTCTTGAGGTTGCAATCGATAAGCACGAAATCCGCCTCCTTGTAGTAATTTAAAAGAAGATTTTGAGCTTCTCCAATAACAAACTCAATGTGACAAACGTTGACGCCGAGGACTTTTTCAGACAAGTGTAATTCTTCGTTACTGCGAAGAATGCATACAACTCTGCCGCCAGTTTGCTGAGCAGCGGCAGCTAGGGCTAGGGTTTTGGAGTCGGCAGCTCCAGCGCATGCAACAACCATTAGCTTTGCATTGTTGCCCGCTGCTAGGGCTGAAATGAACTCGATCACATCTGGCTCGTTTGCCTTCTGGCCCTGAattaaaaacacaagaaaaaacCGGTTAGAAGTGATCGTATTAAACAGAAAAATCTGACATAAAAGTTCCTAAAACTGTAGAAAAAAAGAGTTTGGAAAATAATGTAAAAGAAGA from Malus domestica chromosome 01, GDT2T_hap1 includes:
- the LOC103417827 gene encoding LRR receptor kinase SERK2-like — protein: MGFAVLLISFLIFFTNPLWVCGNLELKALLDMKSLLDPQSLYLSSWTVNGNPCGGSFEGIGCNEAGQVVNISLQGKGLTGKLSPAIAGLKHLTGIYLHYNSLHGEIPREIANLTELSDLYLNVNNLSGVIPPEIGNMSNLQVLQLCYNQLTGSIPTQLGSLKNLSVLALQSNHLTGAIPASLGDLEMLMRLDLSVNHLFGSIPTKLADAPVLEVLDVRNNTLSGNVPLALKRLNEGFSYENNLGLCGAGFMSLTACTTSGHPNASRPEPFGAGVPTRDFPETANVPLPCNQTRCSNLSKSHQASVAVVVGVIVVTIALSGVGFVFFTQHRRRKQKLGNSFDTAEGRFSTDEAKANGVYRKNGSPLISLEYANGWDPLANGRNLSVFAQEVFGSFRFNLEEVETATQYFSEVNLLGKSNFSATYKGILRDGSAVAIKSIGKSCCKTEESEFLKGLNMLTSLRHENLVKLRGFCCSKGRGECFLIYDFVPNGNLLQYLDVKDGDNHVLEWTTRVCIVKGIAKGLSYLHGYKPNKPPLVHQNISAEKVLIDQRYNPLLSDSGLHKLLTNDVVFSALKASAAMGYLAPEYTTTGRFTEKSDVYAFGVLILQILSGKRKVTSAMRIGAESGRFQDFIDQNLNGRFFEYEASKLAKTALLCTHESAIERPSMEEVVQELSNCSSCV
- the LOC103439520 gene encoding uncharacterized protein, with protein sequence MARWSAENATKAYLKTLKMGQKANEPDVIEFISALAAGNNAKLMVVACAGAADSKTLALAAAAQQTGGRVVCILRSNEELHLSEKVLGVNVCHIEFVIGEAQNLLLNYYKEADFVLIDCNLKNHEAVLRAVQVGRKQNGATVVGHNAFGKGSWRSGGSRTQLLPIGGGLLVTRIAAENDTAKMIGKKSHWVVRVDKCTGEEHVFRVRSSFPHGKGISA